aaacaattttgattaaactTATTTAAAAATGGACTCAGATTCTACAGAAATGGTGAAAGAAATCAAAAATAAGGTAATATTACATTGGAATTGCCGAGATCTTGTGGAATTTCCTGAAGCAATAAGGGTCTATGGGGGCCACATTCaagaaatatatttgaaatggAATAAACTTACTACCTTACCTCCATGGATTATAGAACTCTTTAATGTAACTAATTTATATATCTATGGAAACTTAATCAAAGAAGTACCTCCAGAACTTTGTCAAATGACTCAATTAACAGTTCTTGATTTAAGTGCTAATAAATTAGAGCAAATATCTCCTTCTATAGGAAACTTAGTTAGCCTAAAATCTTTGTTATTAAATGATAATTCTATTAACAAATTACCATTTGGTAAGTTGTTTGATGCTATAAGAAATATCAAATGTATAACTTCATTTAACTTGAATTTGTATGTAATTCTTATAGAAATGAATCAAATGCATAACTTAGAAATTTTGTCTATTTCTGGAAATAAATTTGTTGCATTACCAGAATGGATTGGTTCTTTACctaaattaaaagaattaagtGCTGATAACAATTGTTTGAAAGAACTTCCAAATAGATTGACTCTATCTCCACAACTATCAATAATTTCAGTATGCTCTAACAGGttgttatattaaataattattacattaaatcaTAATTTATTATCAATAAATTTTTGTTAACATTTCAAATGCTTTTATTTTATGCAGAATAATTTTTATGTAGGCTAAGATATTTACCATTAAATGGATTTGTATCATCCCCTTGCATTAGATTTGatgcaaatatatatttgaattaTTTGTCTTATCCACTTCTTCATCAGTTAACATCTCAAATTCAAGATTCACATATTCAAAGTCAAAGAAATATCTTGGGCTATaggtatgtatattttatagagtatatgcaatttaaaaataatataatgaaaaatGTAACCTTAAAGTATGTTAAAATCctttaaaacaaatttatttgCATTTGTTATTGaatctataaatatatacaatcaCAGATGTTTTACAACCCATTGTGAGAACAAtacattatatacaaatataaaattaaagataaaaataGATGCTTTACATGAAAAAGATACTGATCTCATGATTGATTTACCACGCCAGCTTTTGAAAGTTCAtaatatatatgaaaataaagTTATTTCTTTATGGGAATTAGCTTTAAGAAAAGTTTATACTGAAAGGTAATTGCTTATTTTTACCAAACTTAGACTTCTAATATCATTTGGTATTCTAAGAATACATTGTCTGATTGATACTGAATTTTAGATATAAACATACACTTAATATTTCTGTATCACCTATAAGCATAAACGTTCAATATGAACCAAttgcaataaaaaattatcaGAAACTTGATTTTAATGTTTCATGTAATTTGCTAATGAATGGTCCAACTAGTATTTGTGTGAATTTTCAATGTCAACAACCAATATTTACAGAAGCTTGGATCATTGTTGGTGTTAGTCATTACACAGAGTCTATAACAACAGTTGCATTGTGTTGTTGTAAAAGGTAAGATAAGTATTATATATAGATCCATGTATGATAATGGCTTTAATCTTTCAGATGTGCAGCTGAATTTTCCAAACATTCCAATATGACCATCAGGCATACTTGGCATTGTATAaattaatgatattttattaaataattctgtaaataaattgcattaaaaaataaaagtttaaTGTTTTAAATTAGAGTAAAAAGCTTTGTATCAATCTTCTAATATCAAAACatttacatattattttatCTTACAATGGCTAGTACTTTGCACTCCCACCATATGAAAAAAttagttattttatttattatataattgtttttaaaataatataatatttctttaggattttaatttttaattattttacatgttaaatttttactttttatgcagtaaaaaatttgtttagaccattataataattattttttataaaattctatatttaCGCTATTAGGAAATCTAAAGCTCTATCGCGGTCGATATTACATTTTAAAAGTGCAGTAGATGCCTTTTCTTCAGAGAAACCTAAATCTCGTAAGACACACAGATTTTCATAATAAACTTTGGCTTTTTCTTGATTGTATTCTGTAAGAGCAAGAGCTTTTTCAGCATCTTCTCCGGAAATTCCGATTTCTTCTAAAGCTTGCACAGCCAATAAATATTctacaatttttttattatcttgACCACCTAATTCGCGTATGGCACGGGCAGCTCTTGATAAAGGAAATCCCATGTCGCTCAAATGCCGAGCTAATTTTTTATCTTCCTCTGTTAAATccaataataaattcataatagCAACTTGATTTGTTACCATAGGTTCTTCTTGCTTTAATGTTTCATGAGTGCTAGTGTCGGGACTTTCTAAATTTGGCCAAGGTTTCCAatcctattatatatataatggataagtaatttaaaaattgaaatcatTTAAAAGTATGCTACATtttataaaaagtactattACCTCCATGAGTGGTCTTTTTAAATCTCTTTGAAGTTCTTGTACAATCGCAGATACACTACGATGTTTGACATTCTCTTCTTCATTAACTTGTTCTTGGTCAATCGTTTCATTTTTGACATTATCATTTTTTTCTTGTGCATGAATTTTCGACTTATCATTAACACTTAAATCATTCAATAAACTCTCTAATTTTGCTGGTGGTATCCATTGAGATGTAGGCTGTAATACCTAAAATATGAACAATATATGTGTTAAGATTATGATTTATTTcttgattataataattaagagATATTTTATTAACCTGAGCAAGTTCTTCCATTTCATTAATTGTTTTTAATTCCATATTATCAAATGGACTGCTTGTATCATTATCAAAATCAGCATAGTCAAGACCATTTGCTTTCACATGATCTTGAAGATCATTGGCAGGTGGAGATAAAGGCTGTGGAGTAAGAATTGTTGTTTCAGGCACAGGTGCATTTATAGGCTTTGTAGTATCAGGCAATGGAGGTGGTGGTGGAGGTGAAAATTCAGttttttgtttcttccttttctcaTCTAATCGTGCATGCCGCGCTTTGTTATTTACTTGCCTAACATTACGCCATTCCGTCATCTATAAATTAAGTTATTACAAGTTATAGTTCATTTATGTCATTGACTAACATACAAGTTTATATTTGAAACCAAATTtacattaataattatataaatatattaagaaAGATCATAGGATTAATCTATATGCAttgtaaaatgtaaattattttcagataAATGTATATTACTAGTTTATGTAAAGTAATACTCAACCTTCTCAAGTACTGATCGTTCCAAATTGAAATCATAAGTTAATTTGGATACATCCGGTAGTTTATTATTACATGCAGCTGGTAAACATATTTTTCTTGGAGGTTTATAGGCCTCTGCAATTTTAACATGTACTCCATCCATGTATGATGCAATTAAGTCACATTGTGCTGATACTGAGGAACGAGCCATATCTCAGCATTAGACGTTCGGTATTTTTAAGAAATAGTCAAAATTTTAGTCACTACTATTAATCTTGTATCATAACCTCATATCGTATTATTGTAGTTATATTTGTGTAGTCAAACTACTTTTCACTACTAATAATGCATATTTTTAGGAAGATATACAAAAAATCACATGtttcttattatattatatgttaatTATACTAAGTTGCAATTTGACAACTTACGATGATTTCAATTTCTGATCTTCAACGAAGCCATATTGAATTCGCTACACACTTAAAATCGATAGAAAAACGAGAGAGAGAATCGATAAAACATTAGTCTTTTAGATTTTTAAGtaaaatacataatttaaaactaaaatatgaaaatttattttaacgatggttgtttaacaatcatttatttttttattatttattaacaataaataAGTTATTATCAACAATGTCACAATAAATATCACTCGAAAATTTAACAATAAAATTATGTCTTTCATACCTTCATGATTTTGAACTGTTATCAATTTTTAACTATACCCATtataatataaacatattatctacatatatatatatatgcataattAAATCTTTTAGTTCATTTTGTATTGTAGACAACAGGTGTTGTAATTGACCTTGTTGTGCAGTATAATTTGTTATacagatatatttacatgtacatattgtatacatatacatgtatataagtTAATCAATTGTGCTAAATAATTGTCATATAAATCTTTATCGTATAATGGATAACCTTTcacttttatcttctttttgatCAACATTGATACTTTTTTTACTTTTGTGTTTTAAATTATTGTCACTTTTTAAATCCTGTAATTTCTTTGCTTCCAAAGCTttcatatatgcaaggaaagaTGTCCAGATTAAACTACAAAAACTTACATAAATTACACGATTATGTTCTGGGACAAAAAAAAAGTTGATTGTTTGTAAAATGGGCCACACACAAACACCGACCTGAAAAATAATAGTTACTTATAATTTTTTGCTTATTTGTAGTGagtgtattttatattatttacatatgtacatattttactTTGTAAGTAGGCCAAAATTTATGTTTGACTTCTTCAATACATTCAGCCACTGGTTTCATTTCAAGTAAGTTCATACCAAAAAAGAAGCAACACATTGCAGTAGGACTATATGTGACTTGTTCTATTAAAgcctaaaaattaaatattattaacctTTAACGTTACATCTTGTGAATACTAAttgtttcaattaattttaatatactttGGTAATTGCAGACTTCAGGTCTGACTTTGGCCAAAAGTATGAAGAGCACCGCATCCAACAATATAGTGTTGGTGCTACAAAAAATCCACCGTATAAACTAAATCTTAATGCTTGCATATAATTTAATTCGTCGTGTCCCGttaatttttgttgtattaAACTTCCAGTCGGCCATATGACAGCATAAGAAACCATTCCTCTTACAATCGGATATTTTTTCGATACCTCGcggatttttataaaaataagacGCATTTTTGCAGTAGTCACTgaaatacaaaacattttaattattaataaaatataatattataatattattaaatagtcTTCATTATAAACAACTATAAAATCGATGAAACAATGCATAGGCAAACTAAATGAAGTTTGAAACCTgaacaattaaataaaaaactgaAGCTACTGTTGTCTAGAATATGTATTTGTGTTAGCATATGTACTATATCATTGTGTAATTTATATTCGTATTAGTTCGTTCCAAAGGATTTGATAAATTTCATGATTTCTTTGTTCACGACACGTGACAAGCTAATTCAGAATGAATGATGCTACGCGCCAAACAAAAGAGTGCGTGCAATGTTTCAGAGATAGAGTTGTAttttctatatatgtatatattatacgtacACATCTACTTTCATGTACATCCAGAAAAAATTTTTTTTGGAAGTTATGTCAATGCAAGCTGTTGTATCGAACTCTCATCTGAACTGTACTGTTTACTTCTTTTAAATATTCTGATAAATTATCAAATGTGATAATAACAATACCATATAGCATCATAAGACTTGCAAATGACAAAATTATGATATGTAAATTATTTGCTTATTCATACTTCTTTTTTATGCGTACCTTTTTTTGATAAAAAGTTGAAAAGTTGATAATGTTACCGCGGTTTGTTTGAATGTGACGCGAGAAAGCTCGCTGCACCGCGTATTTGTATGAAACAATTCTATAAGGTCGATACATCTGGAAATGATTCACTACTAGGGAAACACGCGCATACTGGCAATCGCCGGGACGAGACTTATATTCGACACGCGCAAAAGTACCAGCGATGACGAAACTGTTCGATCCATTCTTATCTGTCCTTGGTAATTTCGCGTCTTTCGAGTatagttttccaatagtttcatatatcgtataagTGACTACACATCACAATTTGATTACGTATGAATAGATGATGTTGAGAACAATGCGTAATGAGAGCAAAACAATATTGGAATGCCTGACGTCAGAGAAATTTAAAGTAAGAAGTAGATGTAGGTctaattattgaaatttaatttattcgctCAAAATGGATGCAAAAAAgttttaaataaaacatttatagataaattgtttttctataattatataacatatatataacaGTATTGAAAAACATGACTTCATTATAAAGTAAATTATGGGTTCTTGGTCTCCTTAGTTAAACTTTGTTTTCATTTAAgtttatttttcttaaataacTATAATATTCACAAACTTAATTAGTGTCATTGAATGCAGTAACAAACGTACAATATACAACATGGAAAGTATATTATAAAGAGAGTATAGATACACATGTACTCATTTACAATAAATCATGATGATCTTATACATGGTCTAAGAGAACAAATTCATACAATTATACAGAGAAtgtacattttatattatctcaAATAATTGTTATCTAAACAAATACGTAAAAAaaatcatacgtaattcaataaaacatGTACAAAGCTTATAAAACTAATTTGGACATAATATatcattcataaaaatatttatctttttgaaACTTTCCTTGCATGTAATAACTATAaataaaaacacattttttcattttgaaTGCATACAAGGATAAAGTTTGTAAACAAACTTATAGAAATAAATCATGCGTCATAGATTATAAAGAATCTGTTAACATTTGGACCTTTTGTTACTTAATTAAACACAATTGCAACAAAATTGATTgttataaacattttttttataacttgtataatttttttatttctactaATAAAAAAATACTGCATGTATTCAATGATCGTTATCCATATCCATTCTTTAAAATTATATACACAGAACAGCCTTCAGAAATTGTCAacaaatttttatgcaattttgcATATTATTGGCACAGTCTGAACCATTCAATCATTTAAACTATATAACTTGTTACTCATTTTGCTGTAATATCAAACAAGTCACAAATTCCTTCATTTTCACTAAGATTAAAGTGGTAATCTTTTTCACTGGGTGGAGGACTTAATCTTACTAATGGTCCATAAACTGAAAATAAAGTTTAGAAAATTATGTGAATATTATGACTTATTCAATTGTCCAATCCGGATATTGTTATTAACTTTTTACTTACTGTCAGAATAAATTTGATCAAATAATTCGAAGTCCTTTTGAGCAATATCTAAAATTATATCAATCAATTCAATATTATTTGCTATATTTATGTTTTAAGAGTGAATATTATTTACCTGAAGTGCTAACATCCCGAAGTACTATCTTTGCTTCTATTAATTCTGCATCATCCTCTTCATCTTCGTCAGATATAACAGGGTCAGGTTTACTAGTTCCTTTTGGGGGCCTAAGATTTAAAGtgaaatttgtaattaaattataattgataattgATTTTTTAAAGGATTGATACTGAAGCATATTGCAAATGTAAGATCTATACCAATAGAATAGATTTTTCCTTAATATCTATTCACCCCTATAAAGATCATTTTACTCTATGCTCTCTGCAGATCAAAAAtaatatcttaatatttttgATGCGAATAGAGcaaatttttttacatttataaagCTACTTTTACCTTCCAACTCTTCTCTTTGGTTTAACATTAACttcctcctttttctcttcttcctctttccctCTTTTTGTGCCTTTTGCTTCTTCTTGTAGTCtcatttctaatattttattatcatatGTTTTAGCTAGTTCTGGTTGAATCATGTACACCTTAATTTCTCCAGAACTACTTTTTAGAAACATTTCATAATTTAGTTTCTCATCATCTTCAGATGTCTAGCAATAATGATATACAACCAAATTTACTTATATTAATACACTTAAGATTATCCACAagtatatatttctttaaaactAAATTAATACCTGTGTTATATATTTTGGTACGCTTAATTCTGTATCAGGTGGAGCTTGAATTCCTAATACAAAATCATCAGGAAAATTTTCTTTAACATCCTCATAAGTAATATATGCATATTTCCTATTAATTAAATCAttctctatatttttaatactttgtTGAATCCATTGAGTATGCATATCTAATAATTGTTCATGATCttctaatttttttatttcatctttCAAATCGGTTAATTTTTCACCAACTTCTTGAGTATTACAACCTGGACCTGCTCCTCTGATAATATATTTAGAGCATTATATTAGACATGAGATATACAAAAATGTAATTGTGACATGTTAAAGGATatataaagtattttataaaGGATGAACATAAGTGAAACATACTTCCACTGAATGCTATTTTTGCTTTTCTTCTCAATGAGTCCAATACCTTCAAGAACGTTAGTAATATCATAAATTCGTCGTTTTTGTCGAACTTCTAAGATATCAGCTGCCTAGAACATTATAAAATTGCTATCATACGTTATCAAATATAATCGTAAATTGTGTTCTATCTTTTAGGTTATGTAGGATAGCACGTTGAGATATTAAAACTTGCAACATTTTTActgtgtaatgttaaatagaATTAATTTGCGACATAGAAATTATCTACGATAAAAACATATCGCGAATGAATATGAAATATTGACTTCAGtgaaacttatttcaaaattCCCGCAAGCTAGAAATGGCGTGTACGCCCGCGACAACTTAACCTAGCAAGTAGGTTAACTTTTTATACTTAAGCGTTTATGAAAGCACTTACTACTTTTAAATCAAGAACACCATCTTTTGCTTTCTGTAATAAAGTGACAAAACGAGTTGTTAATAGACCAAGAGACTTTTCAAATCTACTTTGTTGATTGTCTGCCATCCTCGAGGTCGTTGTCAAAATTTTCAAAACTCACTATTCCCTTCGAAATTGCCGCAACACCACAGACGCCATCCTAGTTAATGCGCAAGAAGTATTTAAATATAAGCGCGTCTCTAGTGTCGACATACCGTTAAAAATGTTGCTTTATTAACTAAACTACTGCTTTATCAAAtgatattttcatttaaaatatttttcaattttaagcAATATAACATAGCAATTTTTATTTAgacatatatttttaaataagttCACAAATTTTTATTTGGATCAGTTTTATTTAGTTTTAGTGTCTATGCTCAATAATTTGTTACcattattcttttatattacAAGGGTGGTTGTTAGTTCAgtcataataaaatataaataaagaaaacagttttaatttttaattattttgtttaacaaagtaaatgaaaatagtttttacataatatatttaaaaatgcgtatttacaatttcttaTACCTATCATCCTGATTTATAATACATTAGAATATatctaaattatattaaaattacataaaatgtaaacaatgTTACTGCTTTAAAAGCTTATGGTACGTTTACTTTattatggaaaaataaattcGTTAGTAACAGTCGTCGCATCTGGACTGAGACTAGAACTTGCTGAGCTTAAAGTTTCTTCTTTGATCTTTAAATTTGAAGAATCTTTagttttatctttttctttatccTTTTCCTTCTCTTTAACTTTGTCCTTATCCTTCTTCTCTTTATCTTTGCCGTGTTTGTGATCATGTCTATGTTTATGTTTGTGCTTGTGCTTCTTTttgtcctttttcttttttttgttctacgagataaataatataaatatatacaaagacatataaaatatatatacgaaataagaatattaataaagagaatttttaacatgaTTTACCTTGTTAACAGAATCACTTTTTTGTTTATGCTCCTCTCCCTCCTTTTTAAACATACCTGGTTCGAAACCTACTGGTCCTGGTGTTCCCATAATACCAGGTAATGATGCAGAATTATCACTATAATATTCTGATTTTACTTTACCATCAGTTACAGAAGGTGTATGGTCATCCTTTTTAATAGACAAATAcaaacaataaatataattttataactgTATTTCTAAAACATTgcctaattttattttttttattagttACCTGTTTCTGTCGTTTTATCTCTGGAATATAATCTACTAAATTAGAAGAACCTGGAATATCTCTATTTGGAGAAAGTTTTCTTTTGCCTGCTCCacttatattttcaatttctacTATCGATGATTCGTGTTTTATATGCGATACATTTGGTTTTATCTAAACATCAAAAGccaaaagttataacgtattttgTAATTACCTAAAACAGGATATCCTTAAGTATAACTTACATCTTGTTCTGGACTTGGAGGTCCTGCTTTTTTTGGTTTAGTAATAGCAGCAAGCTCAGGAATAGGAAGACAAAGTGGTCGCTTTGATCCATATAAAGTGTAATATAAATCAACTAGATCACATCGGATTTTAGGATCATGAGAGAGCATGCCactgtaagaataattttatattgaacGTCTTAAGGAAAAAATTAATTgctatttatttcaattttttcctttaattgctaTTTATTTCAAAGTTCAACATACTTAATCAAATTCCAGATACGGTCAACCAATTCAGGACGGTCTAAACGATGTTTATGTGCCCTTTCAAACGGTGGGTTTTCAACCATAAGCCTCACTA
Above is a window of Bombus affinis isolate iyBomAffi1 chromosome 5, iyBomAffi1.2, whole genome shotgun sequence DNA encoding:
- the LOC126916601 gene encoding leucine-rich repeat-containing protein 28-like yields the protein MDSDSTEMVKEIKNKVILHWNCRDLVEFPEAIRVYGGHIQEIYLKWNKLTTLPPWIIELFNVTNLYIYGNLIKEVPPELCQMTQLTVLDLSANKLEQISPSIGNLVSLKSLLLNDNSINKLPFEMNQMHNLEILSISGNKFVALPEWIGSLPKLKELSADNNCLKELPNRLTLSPQLSIISVCSNRLRYLPLNGFVSSPCIRFDANIYLNYLSYPLLHQLTSQIQDSHIQSQRNILGYRCFTTHCENNTLYTNIKLKIKIDALHEKDTDLMIDLPRQLLKVHNIYENKVISLWELALRKVYTERYKHTLNISVSPISINVQYEPIAIKNYQKLDFNVSCNLLMNGPTSICVNFQCQQPIFTEAWIIVGVSHYTESITTVALCCCKRCAAEFSKHSNMTIRHTWHCIN
- the LOC126916608 gene encoding mpv17-like protein isoform X1, which encodes MLTQIHILDNSSFSFLFNCSVTTAKMRLIFIKIREVSKKYPIVRGMVSYAVIWPTGSLIQQKLTGHDELNYMQALRFSLYGGFFVAPTLYCWMRCSSYFWPKSDLKSAITKALIEQVTYSPTAMCCFFFGMNLLEMKPVAECIEEVKHKFWPTYKVKYVGVCVWPILQTINFFFVPEHNRVIYVSFCSLIWTSFLAYMKALEAKKLQDLKSDNNLKHKSKKSINVDQKEDKSERLSIIR
- the LOC126916605 gene encoding transcription factor E2F4-like — protein: MADNQQSRFEKSLGLLTTRFVTLLQKAKDGVLDLKVAADILEVRQKRRIYDITNVLEGIGLIEKKSKNSIQWKGAGPGCNTQEVGEKLTDLKDEIKKLEDHEQLLDMHTQWIQQSIKNIENDLINRKYAYITYEDVKENFPDDFVLGIQAPPDTELSVPKYITQTSEDDEKLNYEMFLKSSSGEIKVYMIQPELAKTYDNKILEMRLQEEAKGTKRGKEEEEKKEEVNVKPKRRVGRPPKGTSKPDPVISDEDEEDDAELIEAKIVLRDVSTSDIAQKDFELFDQIYSDIYGPLVRLSPPPSEKDYHFNLSENEGICDLFDITAK
- the LOC126916602 gene encoding ubiquitin-associated protein 1 isoform X2, yielding MDGVHVKIAEAYKPPRKICLPAACNNKLPDVSKLTYDFNLERSVLEKMTEWRNVRQVNNKARHARLDEKRKKQKTEFSPPPPPPLPDTTKPINAPVPETTILTPQPLSPPANDLQDHVKANGLDYADFDNDTSSPFDNMELKTINEMEELAQVLQPTSQWIPPAKLESLLNDLSVNDKSKIHAQEKNDNVKNETIDQEQVNEEENVKHRSVSAIVQELQRDLKRPLMEDWKPWPNLESPDTSTHETLKQEEPMVTNQVAIMNLLLDLTEEDKKLARHLSDMGFPLSRAARAIRELGGQDNKKIVEYLLAVQALEEIGISGEDAEKALALTEYNQEKAKVYYENLCVLRDLGFSEEKASTALLKCNIDRDRALDFLIA
- the LOC126916608 gene encoding mpv17-like protein isoform X2, with the translated sequence MLTQIHILDNSSFSFLFNCSVTTAKMRLIFIKIREVSKKYPIVRGMVSYAVIWPTGSLIQQKLTGHDELNYMQALRFSLYGGFFVAPTLYCWMRCSSYFWPKSDLKSAITKALIEQVTYSPTAMCCFFFGMNLLEMKPVAECIEEVKHKFWPTYKVGVCVWPILQTINFFFVPEHNRVIYVSFCSLIWTSFLAYMKALEAKKLQDLKSDNNLKHKSKKSINVDQKEDKSERLSIIR
- the LOC126916602 gene encoding uncharacterized protein LOC126916602 isoform X1 gives rise to the protein MARSSVSAQCDLIASYMDGVHVKIAEAYKPPRKICLPAACNNKLPDVSKLTYDFNLERSVLEKMTEWRNVRQVNNKARHARLDEKRKKQKTEFSPPPPPPLPDTTKPINAPVPETTILTPQPLSPPANDLQDHVKANGLDYADFDNDTSSPFDNMELKTINEMEELAQVLQPTSQWIPPAKLESLLNDLSVNDKSKIHAQEKNDNVKNETIDQEQVNEEENVKHRSVSAIVQELQRDLKRPLMEDWKPWPNLESPDTSTHETLKQEEPMVTNQVAIMNLLLDLTEEDKKLARHLSDMGFPLSRAARAIRELGGQDNKKIVEYLLAVQALEEIGISGEDAEKALALTEYNQEKAKVYYENLCVLRDLGFSEEKASTALLKCNIDRDRALDFLIA
- the LOC126916608 gene encoding mpv17-like protein isoform X3, with translation MLTTAKMRLIFIKIREVSKKYPIVRGMVSYAVIWPTGSLIQQKLTGHDELNYMQALRFSLYGGFFVAPTLYCWMRCSSYFWPKSDLKSAITKALIEQVTYSPTAMCCFFFGMNLLEMKPVAECIEEVKHKFWPTYKVKYVGVCVWPILQTINFFFVPEHNRVIYVSFCSLIWTSFLAYMKALEAKKLQDLKSDNNLKHKSKKSINVDQKEDKSERLSIIR
- the LOC126916608 gene encoding mpv17-like protein isoform X4, whose translation is MRLIFIKIREVSKKYPIVRGMVSYAVIWPTGSLIQQKLTGHDELNYMQALRFSLYGGFFVAPTLYCWMRCSSYFWPKSDLKSAITKALIEQVTYSPTAMCCFFFGMNLLEMKPVAECIEEVKHKFWPTYKVKYVGVCVWPILQTINFFFVPEHNRVIYVSFCSLIWTSFLAYMKALEAKKLQDLKSDNNLKHKSKKSINVDQKEDKSERLSIIR